One Glycine max cultivar Williams 82 chromosome 8, Glycine_max_v4.0, whole genome shotgun sequence genomic window, CACCTGTGTATCCATATCCAGATCCTTACTATAGAAGCATCTTTGCTCCCTATGATACACAACCTTATCCCCCGCAAGCCTATAGTGGACAGCCAATGGTTCGCTCTAATTCTTTATTGTTGATTCTATTAATATTGTAGTGGCTTCTTGTGTCTTTTTCTGATCCTCCAATTATTGAACCTTATCCTGTGCCAGGTCCATCTTCAGTTAATGGGAATTCAGCAAGCTGGTGTTCCTCTGCCAACTGATGCAGTTGAGGAGCCTGTGTTTGTCAATGCAAAACAATACCACGGTATATTAAGACGTAGACAATCCCGTGCAAAAGCTGAATCAGAAAATAAAGTTATAAGGAATAGGAAGGTATATCATTCTCTGCatctttatagttttttttctattgacaCCAAAatttgtgttgttgttgttgttgttgttgtaagcTGCTTGCTTCTCTTCTCTAGACTTACTTGTTCTTGTAATAATCTTGCAGCCATACTTGCATGAATCTCGACACAAGCATGCACTGAGAAGACCAAGAGGATGTGGTGGTCGGTTTCTGAATTCAAAGAAAGACGAGAATCAGCATGATGATGTGACATCAGCTGACAAATCACAATCCAATATCAATcttaattctaataaaaatgaTCAAACCTCATCAGATAGGACATCCTAAACTACTGAGACGACGATACCTTAGACAGTGGAGATCTATATTGTATGTCACAAGATCAATAATACCTGCCTTGGATATCCCACTTTTGCTTCATTCTGGCTTTGTACAACACTGTAGGTTGTGTGGTAGGTAGCGTTAGTATGTCGCATGATGCAGGTAAAATGTAAATTGAAgtgattttatcaaatattgacCTTTGGTAGGGGAGATTTTTATGGTGAACAGCATTTCTTTGTATTTGGTACTGTAGAGAGGTTAGAGATTGGTATTTTGTTTGGTTGGATCGTATTTATTTACCTTGCTAGTGACAGTTGAAGAAGTTTCAACCATGATTGGTGATGGATATTGATAGTTGTTTTTGTTCAGTGACTACTAGATAGATAAATAAGGTTCACATGCCTTGCTGATATTGAAATGAATCCCGTCTTTGGTTAGAACTTATCCTACCACCCTTGCCCTGCACGGGTTACTTTGgaaaaattaatgttacatataatttatgattctttttttgaTCCGTTTTATATGattcttctatatatatatatatatatttataaaagttgTAACTAAAaaagcattttaattttttttacctgcATTAACACGTTAAACTCAATTATATCACTGTTTTATAATCATATTGTTTATGAAAACAAAACTAaatttactaataataaaaactataataaaCTTTGCtagatatatataataaaatgaaataaaaataaagaatctaGTATTTGATATCaataactattatttaattcattaaataattataaaattatgttccAAATTATTATCTTCTAtgacattttcttatttttcttactatctatatctatatacataattttattttactatttaaaaaaaataacactataaaaaaataggagAGCTTAAGTTGAGGAACTCATTTAATGTTAGTTTTAATCTTTAccattaacttttttaaaatttaatggttaACAATAGTTATTCGTTAGAACCATTGTATTGTAAAGAAATAAATTGTAAAACCAAGGAGTTACAATTTATGAaaacaaccttatttttttgtgtacatatttttgaaatattatttcatttttattttctcatctttGGTATTCCTATTCTATAATGTGGCAAATCAATATTCAAATTCAACTAAGGATGGGAAAAAAATTGCTCATTCATGAGAAAATActtgcaagaaaaaaaaggttattaaataaaaaaaaatatcttgaaaatatataaaattatcaatatttttttatatctaatcTATAAATGAGGATCAATAAGAAcatattatagaaattaaattatttaggtTTACACACATATTCTATTGAAcatcttaataataaaatttatttcgaTAATCTATATGTCTATGTCTTTAAGGTGGTGTCATGACTTTTGGAGTATGAGAATGCATACttacaggaaaagaaaaacacctTAGTGGCATTGTAGAACAGAGAACCATCCAGCCCATACCGAATACATTTGTGAGACAACACACCCGAAAGCAACCAAGTGTTTTGAAGTTGTTCCGCTCTCCTAGGGTTCTAAGATACTCACTGTCACTGAGGACCTGATAGTGGAAATTCTGTCATGGGTTCCTGCAATGCCTTGGTTTCCTTGCTTTATCATTCTGATTCTCTTGT contains:
- the LOC100499754 gene encoding putative CCAAT-binding transcription factor, whose amino-acid sequence is MTSAHDLTDNEDDGQQQSESQIQSPSANGISDPDISTQNVNVQYATPGQLGTGHAMVPPVYPYPDPYYRSIFAPYDTQPYPPQAYSGQPMVHLQLMGIQQAGVPLPTDAVEEPVFVNAKQYHGILRRRQSRAKAESENKVIRNRKPYLHESRHKHALRRPRGCGGRFLNSKKDENQHDDVTSADKSQSNINLNSNKNDQTSSDRTS